From one Streptomyces sp. CA-210063 genomic stretch:
- the pdxS gene encoding pyridoxal 5'-phosphate synthase lyase subunit PdxS — protein sequence MSSTLSNSTTQTPETGTARVKRGMAEQLKGGVIMDVVTPEQAKIAEDAGAVAVMALERVPADIRKDGGVARMSDPDMIEGIIEAVSIPVMAKSRIGHFVEAQVLQSLGVDYIDESEVLTPADEVNHSDKWAFTTPFVCGATNLGEALRRIAEGAAMIRSKGEAGTGNVVEAVRHLRQIKNEIARLRGFDNNELYAAAKELRAPYELVKEVSELGKLPVVLFSAGGVATPADAALMRQLGAEGVFVGSGIFKSGDPAKRAAAIVKATTFYDDPKIIADASRNLGEAMVGINCDTLPEAERYANRGW from the coding sequence GTGTCCAGCACGCTCTCCAACTCCACCACCCAGACCCCCGAGACCGGCACCGCCCGCGTGAAGCGCGGCATGGCCGAGCAGCTCAAGGGCGGTGTGATCATGGACGTCGTCACCCCGGAGCAGGCGAAGATCGCCGAGGACGCGGGCGCGGTCGCGGTCATGGCCCTGGAGCGGGTCCCGGCCGACATCCGCAAGGACGGCGGCGTGGCCCGTATGTCCGACCCCGACATGATCGAGGGCATCATCGAGGCCGTCTCGATCCCGGTCATGGCCAAGTCCCGCATCGGCCACTTCGTCGAGGCCCAGGTCCTGCAGTCCCTCGGCGTCGACTACATCGACGAGTCCGAGGTCCTCACCCCGGCCGACGAGGTCAACCACTCCGACAAGTGGGCCTTCACCACCCCCTTCGTCTGCGGCGCCACCAACCTCGGCGAGGCCCTGCGCCGCATAGCCGAGGGCGCCGCCATGATCCGCTCCAAGGGCGAGGCCGGCACCGGCAACGTCGTCGAGGCGGTCCGTCACCTGCGCCAGATCAAGAACGAGATCGCCAGGCTGCGCGGCTTCGACAACAACGAGCTGTACGCCGCCGCCAAGGAGCTGCGCGCCCCGTACGAGCTGGTCAAGGAGGTCTCCGAGCTGGGCAAGCTCCCGGTGGTCCTCTTCTCCGCCGGCGGCGTGGCCACCCCGGCCGACGCCGCGCTGATGCGCCAGCTCGGCGCCGAGGGCGTCTTCGTCGGCTCCGGCATCTTCAAGTCCGGCGACCCGGCCAAGCGCGCCGCCGCCATCGTGAAGGCCACCACCTTCTACGACGACCCGAAGATCATCGCGGACGCCTCCCGCAACCTGGGCGAGGCCATGGTCGGCATCAACTGCGACACCCTCCCCGAGGCCGAGCGCTACGCGAACCGGGGCTGGTAA
- the pdxT gene encoding pyridoxal 5'-phosphate synthase glutaminase subunit PdxT: MSHTPVIGVLALQGDVREHLIALAAADAVARPVRRPEEIAEVDGLVIPGGESTTISKLAVLFGVMDPLRARVRDGMPVYGTCAGLIMLADKILDPRSGQETIGGIDMIVRRNAFGRQNESFEASVDVKGVAGDPVEGVFIRAPWVESVGAETEVLAEHEGHIVAVRQGNALATSFHPELTGDHRLHALFVEMVRANRAAESL; the protein is encoded by the coding sequence ATGAGCCACACCCCCGTCATAGGCGTCCTGGCCCTCCAGGGCGACGTACGGGAGCACCTCATCGCCCTGGCCGCGGCCGACGCCGTGGCCAGGCCGGTGCGGCGCCCCGAGGAAATCGCCGAGGTGGACGGCCTCGTCATCCCCGGCGGCGAGTCCACCACCATTTCCAAGCTGGCCGTCCTCTTCGGCGTGATGGACCCCCTACGCGCGCGCGTGCGCGACGGCATGCCCGTCTACGGCACCTGCGCCGGCCTGATCATGCTCGCCGACAAGATCCTCGACCCGCGCTCGGGCCAGGAGACCATCGGCGGCATCGACATGATCGTGCGCCGCAACGCCTTCGGCCGCCAGAACGAGTCCTTCGAAGCCTCGGTGGACGTCAAGGGCGTGGCGGGCGATCCTGTGGAGGGCGTCTTCATCCGCGCCCCCTGGGTCGAGTCCGTCGGCGCCGAGACAGAGGTGCTGGCCGAGCACGAGGGTCACATCGTCGCCGTGCGCCAGGGCAACGCCCTCGCCACGTCGTTCCATCCGGAGCTGACCGGCGACCACCGACTGCACGCGCTGTTCGTCGAGATGGTGCGCGCGAACCGGGCGGCGGAGTCCTTGTAG